The following coding sequences lie in one Mycobacterium sp. 050128 genomic window:
- a CDS encoding SHOCT domain-containing protein: MWSRLPAKISFISAVVVTIMSLAGIVVAIVLNVFFLDDYNAYGEVPVPGSGRLHLPEGEVTVSLHTVVIGSPNGGLPVPPLGVTISPPDGVAQPTMTENIGSTTSVNNDAHVRVWVAQIPADGTYDITTDGQVNGFIAPRLAFGHSSSYGFLIWLFVGMFVVGLAASILAGRWLRSTRRKAATAVVQGSWPVVSVATPQQPPTTAQEPSDEGARLERLKTLAALRDSGALTEEEFQAEKRRIFDGH; encoded by the coding sequence ATGTGGAGCAGATTGCCCGCCAAGATTTCATTTATCTCCGCCGTCGTCGTCACCATCATGTCGCTGGCCGGCATCGTCGTCGCCATCGTGCTCAACGTATTTTTCCTGGACGATTACAACGCGTACGGCGAGGTGCCGGTCCCCGGGTCGGGCAGGCTGCATCTGCCGGAGGGTGAAGTCACCGTCAGCCTGCACACCGTCGTGATCGGCAGTCCCAACGGCGGGTTGCCGGTGCCGCCGCTCGGCGTCACGATCTCGCCGCCCGACGGCGTCGCGCAGCCGACGATGACGGAAAACATCGGCAGCACAACCTCAGTCAACAACGACGCGCACGTGCGGGTGTGGGTGGCGCAGATTCCGGCCGACGGCACCTACGACATCACGACGGACGGCCAGGTCAACGGATTCATCGCACCGCGACTCGCCTTCGGCCACTCGAGCTCCTACGGATTTCTGATCTGGCTGTTCGTCGGCATGTTCGTGGTGGGGCTGGCCGCTTCGATTCTGGCGGGGCGTTGGCTGCGCAGCACCCGACGCAAGGCGGCGACGGCCGTCGTGCAGGGGTCATGGCCGGTCGTTTCGGTGGCGACACCCCAGCAGCCGCCCACCACGGCGCAGGAACCCAGCGACGAGGGCGCTCGGCTCGAGCGCCTGAAAACGCTTGCGGCGCTTCGCGATTCCGGGGCGTTGACCGAGGAGGAGTTCCAGGCCGAGAAGCGGCGGATCTTCGACGGGCACTGA
- a CDS encoding MBL fold metallo-hydrolase: MVQIDRVVTHGTFELDGGSWEVDNNIWVIGDNSNVVVFDAAHDAAPIVEAVGGRHVVAVVCTHGHNDHVTVAPELGKTLDAPVLLHPADEVLWRMTHPDSDFRAVSDGEKLKIDGTELTAIHTPGHSPGSVCWYVHDLGVVFSGDTLFSGGPGATGRSYSDFPTILKSISERLGALPDETVVHTGHGDSTIIGDEIVHYEEWVARGH; the protein is encoded by the coding sequence ATGGTTCAAATCGACCGCGTGGTTACCCACGGCACCTTCGAACTCGACGGTGGCAGTTGGGAAGTCGATAACAACATCTGGGTCATCGGCGACAACTCCAATGTCGTGGTGTTCGATGCGGCCCACGACGCGGCACCCATCGTCGAAGCCGTCGGCGGGCGCCACGTGGTGGCGGTGGTGTGCACCCACGGCCACAACGACCACGTCACGGTGGCACCCGAACTCGGCAAGACACTGGACGCACCGGTGCTGCTGCACCCCGCCGATGAGGTTCTTTGGCGAATGACCCACCCGGACAGCGACTTTCGCGCCGTGTCCGATGGGGAAAAGCTGAAGATCGACGGCACCGAACTGACCGCGATACACACGCCCGGACACTCCCCCGGATCGGTGTGTTGGTACGTGCACGACCTCGGAGTGGTGTTCAGCGGCGACACCCTGTTCTCCGGCGGCCCCGGCGCGACGGGCCGTTCGTACTCCGACTTCCCGACCATTCTGAAGTCCATCTCCGAGCGCTTGGGCGCGTTGCCGGATGAGACCGTCGTGCACACCGGCCACGGCGACAGCACCATCATCGGCGACGAGATCGTGCACTACGAGGAGTGGGTCGCCCGCGGCCACTAA
- a CDS encoding S-(hydroxymethyl)mycothiol dehydrogenase has protein sequence MSQTVRGVISRKKGQPVELVDIVVPDPGPGEALVDVIACGVCHTDLTYREGGINDEYPFLLGHEAAGTVEAVGPDVTSVAPGDFVILNWRAVCGQCRACKRGKPQLCFDTFNATQKMTLTDGTELTPALGIGAFADKTLVAAGQCTKVNPEADPAVAGLLGCGVMAGIGAAINTGAVTRDDTVAVIGCGGVGDAAVAGAALVGAKKIIAVDTDNTKLDWAREFGATHTVNARELNPGKDLVETIQDLTDGFGVDVIIDAVGRPETWKQAFYARDLAGTVVLVGVPTPDMKLEMPLVDFFSRGGSLKSSWYGDCLPERDFPTLIDLYLQGRLPLEKFVSERIGLDGIEEAFEKMHGGKVLRSVVML, from the coding sequence ATGAGTCAGACAGTGCGCGGAGTGATTTCACGCAAGAAGGGCCAACCCGTCGAATTGGTGGACATCGTCGTCCCGGACCCCGGCCCCGGCGAGGCCCTGGTGGATGTGATCGCCTGCGGGGTCTGCCATACCGACCTGACTTACCGGGAGGGCGGCATCAACGACGAGTACCCGTTCCTGCTCGGCCACGAGGCCGCGGGCACGGTCGAAGCCGTCGGGCCGGACGTGACGTCGGTGGCGCCGGGCGACTTCGTGATCCTGAACTGGCGCGCGGTCTGCGGCCAGTGCCGCGCCTGCAAGCGGGGCAAGCCGCAGCTGTGCTTCGACACGTTCAACGCCACCCAGAAGATGACGCTGACCGACGGCACCGAGCTGACGCCCGCGCTGGGCATCGGGGCTTTCGCCGACAAGACACTGGTGGCCGCCGGCCAGTGCACCAAGGTCAATCCAGAGGCCGACCCCGCGGTAGCCGGGCTGCTGGGCTGCGGAGTGATGGCCGGGATCGGCGCGGCGATCAACACCGGCGCCGTCACTCGCGACGACACCGTGGCGGTGATCGGCTGCGGCGGTGTGGGTGACGCGGCGGTGGCCGGAGCCGCGCTGGTCGGTGCGAAGAAGATCATCGCGGTCGACACCGATAACACCAAGCTGGACTGGGCCCGCGAGTTCGGCGCCACCCACACCGTCAATGCCCGCGAGCTCAACCCCGGAAAGGACTTGGTCGAAACCATCCAGGACCTCACCGACGGCTTCGGCGTCGACGTCATCATCGACGCGGTCGGCCGGCCCGAGACCTGGAAGCAGGCCTTCTACGCCCGCGATCTCGCCGGAACGGTGGTGTTGGTGGGCGTGCCGACGCCGGACATGAAGCTGGAGATGCCGCTGGTCGACTTCTTCTCCCGCGGCGGATCGTTGAAGTCCTCGTGGTACGGCGACTGCCTGCCCGAACGCGACTTCCCCACCCTGATCGACCTCTATCTGCAGGGCCGGCTCCCGCTCGAGAAGTTTGTTTCCGAACGAATCGGGCTAGACGGCATCGAGGAGGCATTCGAGAAGATGCACGGCGGCAAGGTATTGCGTTCGGTGGTGATGCTCTGA
- a CDS encoding class I SAM-dependent methyltransferase, giving the protein MVSTIDSASLAILLSIGHQTGLLDTMAGLGSATSAQIADAAGLNERYVREWLGGMTTGHVVDYDPGTGTYSLPAHRAAVLTRAAGPDNLALVAMFLPQLGEVEQKIIGCFRAGGGLPYSEFPRFHALMAEQSAAVFDIALVDVVLPLVDGLPDRLRSGADVADFGCGSGHAINVMAKAFPASRFTGIDFSEQAIATGIAEAASLGLTNASFEAHNLTDLDKTDAYDVITVFDAIHDQAQPARVLENIQRALRPGGVFLMADIKASSRLEENVDLPMSTYLYTVSLMHCMTVSLALGGAGLGTAWGTQLATSMLVDAGFDDVRVLEIDSDPINNYYIATK; this is encoded by the coding sequence ATGGTCTCGACAATCGACAGCGCGAGCCTGGCAATCCTGCTGAGTATCGGACACCAGACCGGTCTGCTGGACACGATGGCCGGACTCGGTTCGGCCACCAGCGCGCAGATCGCCGACGCCGCGGGCCTCAACGAGCGTTACGTCCGGGAGTGGTTGGGCGGCATGACGACCGGACATGTCGTCGACTACGACCCGGGCACCGGAACCTACTCGCTGCCGGCCCATCGCGCGGCGGTGCTGACCCGTGCCGCCGGGCCCGACAACCTGGCTTTGGTGGCGATGTTCCTGCCGCAGCTCGGCGAGGTGGAGCAGAAAATCATCGGCTGTTTCCGCGCGGGCGGCGGGCTGCCCTATAGCGAGTTTCCCCGCTTCCACGCGCTGATGGCCGAGCAGAGCGCCGCGGTGTTCGACATCGCGCTGGTCGATGTCGTGCTGCCGTTGGTCGACGGCCTCCCGGACCGGCTGCGCTCCGGCGCCGACGTCGCCGATTTCGGGTGCGGCAGCGGTCACGCGATCAACGTGATGGCAAAGGCCTTTCCGGCGAGCCGGTTCACCGGTATCGATTTCTCCGAGCAGGCCATCGCGACGGGTATCGCCGAGGCGGCCAGCCTCGGCCTGACCAATGCGAGCTTCGAGGCCCACAACCTGACCGATCTGGACAAGACGGACGCCTACGACGTCATCACCGTCTTCGACGCGATCCACGACCAGGCGCAGCCGGCCCGGGTGCTGGAGAACATCCAACGCGCGCTGCGACCCGGCGGTGTGTTCTTGATGGCCGACATCAAGGCATCCAGCCGGCTCGAGGAGAACGTCGACCTCCCGATGAGCACCTACCTCTATACCGTCTCGCTGATGCACTGCATGACGGTGTCGCTGGCGCTGGGCGGCGCCGGACTCGGTACGGCCTGGGGCACGCAGCTGGCCACCTCGATGCTCGTCGACGCCGGGTTCGACGACGTCCGGGTGCTCGAGATCGACTCCGACCCGATCAACAACTACTACATCGCCACGAAGTGA
- a CDS encoding serine hydrolase domain-containing protein, with translation MAALDALDDWPVSAAAAAVVGPGGVLATHGDTERVFTLASVTKPVVARAAQVAIEEGVVELDTPAGPPGATVRHLLSHASGLAMLDGRVLAKPGTRRMYSNYGFAVLAETVERESGIDFSRYLTEAVCEPLNMGATRLAGGAAEAGYGATSTVADLAAFAGDLLRPSTVSAEMHAEATTVQFPGLDGVLPGYGVQRPNDWGLGFEIRDGKSPHWTGARNSARTYGHFGQAGGFIWADPDVDLALVVLTNRDFGGWALDLWPALADAVLHQYIK, from the coding sequence ATGGCCGCTCTCGACGCGCTCGACGACTGGCCGGTGTCGGCTGCCGCCGCCGCGGTGGTCGGACCCGGCGGGGTGCTGGCCACGCACGGCGACACCGAGCGGGTGTTCACGCTGGCGTCGGTCACCAAGCCGGTGGTGGCCCGCGCCGCGCAGGTCGCGATCGAAGAGGGCGTCGTCGAGCTGGACACTCCGGCCGGCCCGCCCGGCGCGACGGTCCGGCATCTGCTGTCCCACGCGTCGGGCCTGGCGATGCTGGACGGCCGGGTGCTGGCCAAGCCCGGCACCCGGCGCATGTATTCCAACTACGGCTTCGCCGTGCTGGCCGAGACTGTGGAGCGCGAGTCGGGCATCGACTTCAGCCGCTACCTCACCGAGGCGGTGTGCGAGCCGCTGAACATGGGCGCGACCCGGCTGGCCGGCGGCGCGGCGGAGGCCGGGTACGGGGCGACCTCGACGGTCGCGGATCTGGCGGCGTTCGCCGGCGACCTGTTGCGCCCGTCGACCGTGTCGGCCGAGATGCACGCCGAGGCGACGACCGTGCAGTTTCCCGGCCTGGACGGGGTGCTGCCCGGCTACGGCGTGCAGCGGCCCAACGATTGGGGCCTGGGTTTCGAGATCCGGGACGGGAAATCGCCGCACTGGACCGGGGCGCGCAACTCGGCGCGAACCTACGGCCATTTCGGCCAAGCAGGCGGTTTCATCTGGGCAGATCCCGACGTGGACTTGGCGCTGGTGGTGCTCACGAACCGCGATTTCGGTGGCTGGGCGCTGGACTTGTGGCCGGCCCTCGCCGACGCGGTCCTACACCAATACATCAAATAG
- a CDS encoding DUF3145 domain-containing protein, with protein sequence MRASNQFADVTAGVVYIHASPAAVCPHVEWALSSTLQSKANLVWTPQPAMPGQLRAVTNWVGPVGTGARLANALRSWSVLRFEVTEDPSPGVDGHRFSHTPQLGLWTGAMSANGDIMVGEMRLRSMMAQGADTLAAELDSVLGTAWDEALEVYRDGGDAGEVTWLNRGVG encoded by the coding sequence ATGCGTGCGTCGAATCAATTCGCCGACGTGACGGCAGGTGTGGTGTACATCCATGCCTCGCCCGCGGCGGTATGCCCGCATGTTGAGTGGGCGTTGTCGTCGACCCTGCAGTCCAAGGCCAACCTGGTCTGGACACCGCAGCCGGCGATGCCAGGACAGCTGCGTGCTGTCACCAACTGGGTCGGTCCGGTGGGTACCGGTGCCCGGTTGGCCAACGCGCTGCGGTCCTGGTCAGTGCTGCGGTTCGAGGTCACCGAGGACCCGAGCCCTGGCGTCGACGGCCACCGCTTCAGCCACACGCCGCAACTGGGCTTGTGGACCGGGGCGATGAGCGCCAACGGCGACATCATGGTCGGGGAGATGCGGCTGCGGTCGATGATGGCGCAGGGTGCCGACACGCTGGCCGCCGAGCTGGACTCGGTGCTGGGCACCGCGTGGGACGAGGCGCTCGAGGTCTACCGCGACGGCGGCGACGCCGGCGAAGTCACCTGGCTCAACCGGGGCGTCGGCTAA
- a CDS encoding diacylglycerol kinase, whose protein sequence is MNQLRRREIAKVTALTNPLSGHGTAVHVAQTAIARLHARGVEVNEIIGDDAEDARHLAAAAIERGTDALVATGGDGVISNALQVLAGTDIPLGIIPAGTGNDHAREFGIPTKDPEAAADIVVDGWTQTIDLGRIQCGNGRTIEAKWFGTVAAAGFDSLVTDRANRMSWPHGRLRYYVAMLAELTQLRMLPFRMVLDGTKEIDADITLAAFGNTRSYGGGLLICPDADYTDGLLDITMAHTASRTKFVRLFPTVLKGTHVQLDEVTTARAKTIHVESPGINVYADGDYACPLPAELSAVPGALQILRPVV, encoded by the coding sequence GTGAACCAGCTGCGCCGGCGTGAGATCGCCAAGGTGACCGCGCTGACCAATCCCCTCTCGGGGCATGGCACCGCCGTGCACGTGGCGCAGACCGCCATCGCGCGACTGCATGCCCGCGGTGTCGAAGTCAACGAGATCATCGGCGACGACGCCGAAGACGCCCGCCATCTCGCCGCCGCGGCCATCGAACGCGGCACCGACGCGCTGGTGGCGACCGGTGGCGACGGCGTCATCTCCAACGCGCTGCAAGTGTTGGCGGGCACCGACATTCCACTGGGCATCATCCCGGCGGGCACCGGCAACGACCACGCCCGCGAATTCGGCATCCCCACAAAGGATCCCGAGGCCGCCGCGGACATCGTCGTCGACGGCTGGACCCAGACCATCGACCTGGGCCGCATCCAGTGCGGCAACGGCCGCACAATAGAGGCCAAGTGGTTCGGCACCGTGGCGGCCGCCGGCTTCGATTCCCTGGTCACCGATCGCGCCAACCGGATGAGCTGGCCGCACGGGCGGCTGCGCTACTACGTCGCGATGCTCGCCGAGCTGACCCAACTGCGGATGTTGCCATTCCGCATGGTGCTCGACGGCACGAAGGAGATCGACGCCGACATCACGCTGGCGGCCTTCGGCAATACCCGAAGCTACGGCGGGGGCCTGCTGATCTGCCCGGACGCGGATTACACCGACGGCCTGCTCGACATCACGATGGCGCACACCGCATCCCGGACGAAATTCGTCCGGCTGTTCCCCACCGTGTTGAAGGGGACCCACGTCCAGCTCGACGAGGTCACCACGGCGCGCGCGAAAACGATCCACGTCGAAAGCCCCGGCATCAACGTCTACGCCGACGGCGACTACGCGTGCCCGCTGCCCGCCGAACTCTCCGCGGTGCCTGGCGCACTGCAGATCCTGCGCCCAGTCGTGTAA
- a CDS encoding FAD-binding oxidoreductase: MKWNAWGDPASAKPLSDGVRSLLNQAVGLEDSNQAELGPDQVQLRPSALPTQDRDALAGIVGAQYCRTDDRDRLLHAGGKSTLDLLKRKAAAQDAPDAILLPGDDETVLKILRYCSERGIAVVPFGGGTSVVGGLDPIRGDFTAVISLDLRRFDQLVSLDEESGQAVLGAGLTGPDAERLLGERGFSLGHFPQSFQFATIGGFAATRSSGQDSAGYGRFNDMVRGLRVITPAGTLDLGRGPESAAGPDLRQLLIGSEGTFGVITQVRLRVHPVPEAVSYEAWSFPDFATGAAALRAVAQNATGPTVIRLSDEAETGVNLATTESIGENQITGGCLGITVFEGTKEHVESRHAETRELLAEKGGTSLGEGPAQAWERGRFGAPYLRDSLLAAGALCETLETATDWSNIGALKAAVTEALTTALAESGTPALVMCHISHVYPTGASLYFTVVAGQRGNPIEQWQAAKKAASDAIIAAGGTITHHHAVGADHRPWMRDEVGDLGVQVLRAVKATLDPAGILNPGKLIP, from the coding sequence ATGAAATGGAACGCGTGGGGAGATCCCGCTAGCGCCAAACCGCTCTCGGACGGCGTTCGGTCGCTGCTGAACCAGGCTGTCGGCCTAGAAGATTCGAATCAAGCCGAACTCGGCCCCGATCAGGTGCAGCTGCGTCCGTCCGCGCTGCCGACGCAGGATCGCGATGCGCTCGCGGGGATCGTCGGCGCCCAGTATTGCCGCACCGACGATCGCGATCGGCTGCTGCACGCCGGCGGCAAGTCCACCCTCGACCTGCTGAAGCGAAAAGCCGCAGCTCAAGATGCGCCGGACGCCATTCTGCTGCCCGGTGACGACGAGACCGTCCTGAAAATTCTGCGTTACTGCTCCGAGCGCGGCATCGCCGTGGTCCCGTTCGGCGGCGGCACCAGCGTGGTCGGCGGCCTCGACCCCATTCGCGGCGACTTCACCGCCGTGATCTCACTCGACCTGCGTCGCTTCGACCAACTCGTCTCGCTCGACGAGGAGTCCGGGCAGGCCGTCCTCGGGGCGGGCCTCACCGGTCCCGACGCCGAACGCCTGCTCGGCGAACGCGGCTTCTCGCTCGGGCATTTCCCGCAGAGCTTCCAATTCGCCACCATCGGCGGCTTCGCCGCGACCCGCTCCTCTGGTCAGGACTCGGCCGGCTACGGCCGCTTCAACGACATGGTGCGCGGGCTGCGGGTGATCACTCCAGCCGGAACGCTGGACCTGGGCCGCGGACCGGAGTCGGCGGCCGGACCCGATCTGCGTCAGCTGCTGATCGGGTCGGAGGGCACCTTCGGCGTTATCACCCAGGTGCGGCTGCGGGTGCATCCGGTACCGGAGGCCGTCAGCTACGAAGCCTGGTCGTTCCCCGACTTCGCGACCGGAGCGGCCGCTTTACGGGCGGTCGCCCAAAATGCGACCGGCCCCACCGTGATTCGGCTTTCCGACGAGGCCGAGACCGGAGTCAACCTGGCTACCACCGAGTCGATCGGCGAGAACCAGATCACCGGCGGCTGCCTGGGCATCACGGTCTTCGAGGGCACCAAGGAACACGTCGAGAGTCGGCACGCCGAAACCCGCGAATTGCTGGCGGAAAAGGGCGGCACGTCGTTGGGCGAGGGTCCCGCGCAGGCCTGGGAGCGCGGCCGGTTCGGCGCGCCATACCTGCGCGACTCGCTGCTCGCCGCGGGCGCACTCTGCGAGACGCTGGAGACCGCCACCGACTGGTCCAACATCGGCGCCCTCAAGGCCGCCGTCACCGAGGCACTGACCACCGCGTTGGCCGAAAGCGGGACACCGGCACTGGTGATGTGCCACATTTCGCACGTGTACCCCACCGGCGCATCGTTGTACTTCACCGTCGTCGCCGGGCAGCGGGGCAATCCGATCGAGCAGTGGCAGGCCGCCAAAAAGGCCGCATCGGACGCGATCATCGCCGCCGGTGGCACCATCACCCATCACCATGCCGTCGGTGCCGATCACCGGCCCTGGATGCGCGACGAGGTCGGCGACCTCGGCGTGCAGGTGTTGCGTGCGGTCAAGGCCACGCTGGATCCGGCGGGAATCCTCAATCCCGGCAAGCTGATTCCGTGA
- a CDS encoding TetR/AcrR family transcriptional regulator: protein MLSISNAGLDVADRILAAAASCVVDFGVDRVTLAEIARRAGVSRPTVYRRWPDTPAVVAALLTQRITGVMQEAPLLGEDRESLVRQIVSVANLLRRDELIMSVMHSHLAPIYITERLGESQQMLIGALADRLRVAQRHGSVRAGDPLQMATMVLLIAQSTIQSERIVRPILDADALAVELTHSLNGYLS, encoded by the coding sequence ATGCTGTCAATCAGTAACGCAGGTTTGGATGTGGCCGACCGGATCCTCGCGGCGGCCGCCAGCTGTGTGGTCGATTTCGGGGTCGACCGGGTGACCCTCGCCGAAATCGCCCGGCGCGCGGGTGTGAGCCGGCCGACCGTGTACCGCCGTTGGCCGGACACGCCCGCGGTGGTGGCCGCGCTGCTGACCCAACGGATCACCGGTGTGATGCAAGAAGCGCCGCTGCTGGGAGAAGACCGTGAATCGCTGGTGCGCCAGATTGTTTCGGTGGCCAATCTGCTGCGCCGCGACGAGCTGATCATGTCGGTGATGCACTCGCACCTGGCGCCGATCTACATCACCGAGCGGCTCGGCGAAAGCCAGCAGATGCTGATCGGCGCGCTTGCCGACCGGTTGCGGGTGGCCCAGCGCCACGGCAGTGTGCGCGCGGGCGATCCGCTGCAGATGGCCACCATGGTGTTGCTGATCGCGCAGTCGACGATTCAGTCCGAGCGGATCGTGCGTCCGATTCTCGATGCCGATGCGCTGGCCGTCGAACTCACTCATTCGCTGAACGGATACCTGTCCTGA
- a CDS encoding glycerol-3-phosphate dehydrogenase/oxidase gives MTALNAARRTADLSALADGAPLDVLVIGGGITGAGIALDAASRGLRVALVDKHDLAFGTSRWSSKLVHGGLRYLATGNVGIARRSAIERGILMTHNAPHLVHAMPQLVPLLPSMSHPKRALVRAGFLAGDALRALAGTPSSTLPRSRRVSAQRVAEMAPTVRREGLDGGLLAYDGQLIDDARLVTAVARTAAQHGARILTYVAASEATGTSARLTDQRTDQSFDVSARAVINAAGVWAADIDGSLRLRPSRGTHLVFDADAFGNPAAALTIPIPGELNRFVFAMPEQLGRVYLGLTDEAAPGPIPDVPEPSAGEVEFLLDTVNTAVGTALQAADVIGAYAGLRPLIDTGEGRTADVSREHAVVESPSGVISVIGGKLTEYRFMAEDVLDRAVSLRHLAAATCRTHNLPLIGAPSNPGPVAGSPDGLPASLIARYGAEAPTVVATATCGRPTEPVAEGIDVTRAEFEYAVTHECALDVDDILDRRTRIGLVPRDRERVVAVAAEFLAGVAGS, from the coding sequence ATGACCGCTTTGAATGCTGCACGTCGTACCGCCGACCTGAGCGCACTGGCCGACGGCGCGCCGCTGGACGTGCTCGTGATCGGCGGCGGCATCACCGGGGCCGGAATCGCGCTGGACGCCGCGTCGCGCGGCCTGCGGGTGGCGCTGGTGGACAAACACGATCTGGCATTCGGCACCAGCCGCTGGAGCTCGAAACTGGTCCACGGTGGTCTGCGCTACCTGGCGACCGGGAATGTGGGCATCGCTCGGCGCAGCGCCATCGAACGCGGAATCCTGATGACGCACAACGCCCCTCATCTCGTGCACGCGATGCCGCAACTGGTGCCGTTGCTGCCGTCCATGAGTCACCCGAAGCGTGCGCTGGTGCGTGCGGGATTTTTGGCCGGTGACGCGTTGCGTGCGCTGGCGGGAACGCCGTCGTCGACCTTGCCGCGCTCGCGCCGGGTGTCCGCCCAGCGGGTGGCCGAGATGGCGCCCACGGTGCGTCGCGAGGGTCTCGACGGTGGACTGCTGGCCTACGACGGGCAGTTGATCGACGATGCGCGCCTGGTCACGGCGGTGGCACGGACCGCGGCTCAGCACGGCGCCCGGATCCTCACCTACGTCGCGGCATCCGAGGCCACCGGCACGTCCGCGCGGCTGACCGATCAGCGCACCGATCAGTCGTTCGACGTGTCCGCCCGCGCGGTGATCAATGCGGCCGGGGTGTGGGCGGCCGACATCGACGGCTCACTGCGCCTGCGGCCCAGTCGTGGGACGCATTTGGTCTTCGACGCCGATGCTTTCGGGAATCCGGCTGCGGCGCTGACGATTCCGATTCCCGGCGAGCTCAATCGCTTCGTGTTCGCGATGCCCGAGCAACTGGGCCGGGTTTACCTCGGGCTCACCGATGAAGCCGCGCCGGGCCCGATTCCCGATGTGCCGGAGCCGTCTGCCGGTGAGGTCGAATTCCTGCTCGACACGGTGAACACCGCCGTGGGGACCGCGCTGCAGGCCGCCGACGTGATCGGCGCGTACGCCGGCCTGCGGCCGCTGATCGACACCGGGGAGGGCCGCACCGCCGACGTGTCGCGCGAGCACGCCGTCGTCGAGTCGCCCTCCGGGGTGATCAGCGTGATCGGCGGCAAGCTGACCGAATACCGCTTCATGGCCGAGGACGTCCTGGACCGCGCCGTCAGCCTGCGGCATCTAGCGGCCGCCACCTGCCGGACCCACAATCTGCCGCTGATCGGGGCGCCATCCAACCCCGGGCCGGTCGCGGGTTCGCCGGACGGGCTGCCCGCCTCGCTGATCGCCCGCTACGGCGCCGAGGCGCCCACCGTCGTCGCGACCGCCACCTGCGGGCGCCCGACCGAACCCGTCGCCGAGGGCATCGACGTGACCCGCGCGGAGTTCGAATACGCCGTCACCCACGAGTGCGCGCTCGACGTCGACGACATCCTCGACCGCCGAACCCGGATCGGCCTGGTGCCCCGCGATCGCGAGCGGGTAGTGGCCGTGGCGGCGGAGTTCCTCGCGGGGGTCGCCGGCAGCTAG